A single region of the Lotus japonicus ecotype B-129 chromosome 4, LjGifu_v1.2 genome encodes:
- the LOC130715599 gene encoding uncharacterized protein LOC130715599 — MALQQQLDKFKKQQEKCQSTLSNIAANKAANRKSSAPVVAAPASANGINPAPAVKFSNDTVRLQNIHTIRNSTVGHQMKRVIELLLETRQAFTPEQIKEVCYVDMKANKDVFDSLRKNPKVHYDGQRFSYKSKYGLKDKTELLQLIRKFPEGIATIDLKDAYPTVKEDLQALKAAGQIWLLSNFDSHDEDIAYPNDPKVHIKVDDDLKQLFRSIELPQDMIDIEKDLQKNGMKPATNTAKRRSAAEIQGIPSKSKPKKKKREISKRTKLTNTHLPELFQNLFNS; from the exons ATGGCACTACAACAACAGCTAGACAAATTCAAGAAACAGCAGGAGAAGTGTCAGTCAACACTGTCGAACATTGCAGCCAACAAGGCTGCAAACCGAAAATCTTCTGCTCCAGTAGTAGCTGCACCGGCATCAGCCAATGGAATAAATCCAGCACCTGCTGTCAAATTCTCAAATGACACCGTGAGGCTTCAGAATATTCACACCATACGCAATAGCACTGTGGGTCATCAGATGAAGCGTGTCATTGAGCTCCTGCTAGAG ACACGGCAAGCCTTTACACCAGAGCAAATTAAGGAAGTATGCTATGTTGACATGAAGGCTAACAAAGATGTTTTTGACAGTCTGAGGAAAAACCCGAAAGTACACTATGATGGGCAACGATTCTCTTACAAG TCAAAGTATGGCCTTAAGGACAAAACAGAGCTTCTTCAACTGATACGAAAGTTTCCTGAGGGCATTGCGACTATTGACTTAAAGGATGCTTACCCCACTGTGAAGGAAGACTTACAG GCTTTGAAAGCTGCAGGGCAGATTTGGCTGCTGTCAAATTTTGATTCACACGACGAAGACATTGCCTACCCTAATGACCCCAAAGTGCATATTAAGGTGGATGATGACCTAAAACAGCTTTTTCGGAGCATTGAATTGCCTCAAGACATGATTGATATAGAGAAGGATCTTCAAAAGAATGGAATGAAGCCCGCAACCAACACCGCAAAGAGGAGGAGTGCAGCAGAAATTCAAGGCATTCCTTCCAAGTCCAagcctaagaagaagaagagggaaaTTAGCAAGAGAACCAAGCTGACCAACACCCATCTTCCGGAGCTCTTTCAGAACTTATTCAATTCCTGA
- the LOC130716087 gene encoding uncharacterized protein LOC130716087 translates to MTMGFGFAMQCSSSYGGYSTCVSPQPHRSFHGHYWNGFTSSRKNQRVVLRVADERSSNSNSNLSSQKKRKVVEHVCLLKAKGDLSEQEESDMLDHLYTTQYQMGGIVAISLGRISAANPENYTHALYMRFQGKEYLEKFYHNPFYLKVLDDHVMTYCHGLINVDFESQVDDDMLSIFRKGEEFNHGVEFVLLISFNEDALGTLVEDALASLASLMLDAPSLIVQFTQGLNFSPSSKEYTHGVVIRFRSVEAFEIFIRSKEYKDVWRSKFQTIVQKSLSLHFSVDPVGTEIM, encoded by the exons ATGACCATGGGGTTTGGTTTTGCAATGCAATGCTCCTCAAGCTATGGTGGCTACTCTACCTGTGTCTCTCCACAACCTCATCGATCTTTTCACG GTCACTACTGGAACGGATTCACGAGCTCACGGAAGAATCAGAGGGTGGTTCTTCGTGTTGCGGACGAGCGAAGCTCCAACTCCAACTCCAATCTCAGTTCTCAGAAGAAAAG AAAAGTTGTGGAACATGTTTGTCTGCTGAAAGCGAAAGGGGATTTATCTGAACAGGAAGAGAGTGACATGCTTGATCATTTGTACACAACACAGTATCAAATGGGTGGCATTGTTGCAATTTCATTAG GTCGCATTTCTGCTGCGAATCCTGAGAACTATACGCATGCTTTGTATATGCGGTTTCAGGGGAAGGAATATCTTGAAAAGTTCTATCACAATCCTTTTTACTTGAAGGTTCTCGATGACCACGTAATGACTTACTGCCAT GGATTGATTAATGTGGACTTTGAATCCCAAGTGGATGATGACATGCTTTCTATATTTCGCAAAGGAGAG GAGTTCAACCATGGAGTAGAGTTTGTGCTTTTGATATCATTCAATGAGGATGCATTGGGTACCCTGGTGGAAGATGCATTGGCCTCTCTGGCATCATTGATGTTGGATGCTCCATCCTTGATTGTCCAATTTACTCAAG GTTTGAATTTTAGTCCAAGCTCTAAGGAGTATACTCATGGAGTAGTGATACGATTTCGATCAG TTGAAGCATTTGAGATATTTATACGCAGCAAAGAGTATAAAGAT GTTTGGAGATCTAAGTTCCAGACAATTGTCCAGAAATCATTATCTCTTCATTTCTCTGTTGATCCAGTGGGAACTGAGATTATGTAG